In the Piscinibacter sp. XHJ-5 genome, one interval contains:
- a CDS encoding TatD family hydrolase yields MYVDSHCHLSFPELSERLPQIRADMAAAGVDRALCICTTLEEFDRVHRLATSYDNFWASAGVHPDNEDVREPTVDDLVALAGKPRVVAIGETGLDYYRLAGRSLADMEWQRERFRVHIRASRLTRKPLVIHTRSASHDTLAVLKDEGRGEVTGVFHCFTETMEVARAALDLGFLISFSGILTFKNAEDLRAVARYVPLDRCLIETDSPYLAPVPYRGKTNSPAYVPYVAQQIAQLKGIDVQAVALATSSNFENLFGIGQASGGDR; encoded by the coding sequence ATGTACGTCGACTCCCACTGCCACCTCAGCTTCCCGGAGCTGTCCGAGCGCCTGCCGCAGATTCGCGCCGACATGGCCGCAGCCGGTGTCGACCGCGCGCTGTGCATCTGCACCACGCTCGAAGAGTTCGACCGGGTGCACCGCCTGGCCACGAGCTACGACAACTTCTGGGCGAGCGCGGGCGTGCATCCGGACAACGAGGACGTGCGAGAGCCCACCGTCGACGACTTGGTCGCGCTGGCCGGAAAGCCCCGCGTGGTGGCCATCGGAGAGACCGGTCTCGACTACTACCGGCTCGCCGGCCGCAGCCTGGCCGACATGGAGTGGCAGCGCGAACGCTTTCGCGTGCACATCCGCGCGAGCCGCCTGACCCGAAAGCCACTGGTGATCCACACGCGCAGCGCTTCCCACGACACGCTGGCGGTGCTGAAGGACGAGGGACGCGGCGAGGTGACCGGTGTCTTTCACTGCTTCACCGAGACCATGGAGGTCGCGCGCGCCGCGCTCGATCTCGGCTTCCTGATCTCGTTCTCCGGCATCCTGACCTTCAAGAATGCCGAGGACCTGCGTGCGGTGGCACGCTATGTGCCGCTGGACCGTTGCCTGATCGAGACGGACAGCCCGTACCTGGCGCCGGTGCCGTACCGGGGCAAGACCAATTCGCCGGCTTATGTTCCCTACGTCGCCCAGCAGATTGCACAGCTGAAAGGCATTGACGTTCAAGCGGTTGCGCTGGCAACTTCGAGCAATTTCGAGAATCTTTTCGGCATCGGACAGGCAAGTGGAGGCGATCGATGA
- a CDS encoding alpha-D-ribose 1-methylphosphonate 5-triphosphate diphosphatase produces the protein MKEQVFRNARLVLPTETLHGCVQVRDGRIADIHGGRSAALATLDLDGDYLLPGLVEVHTDNLERHVMPRPKVVFPMQGAVQAHDAEIAAAGITTVLDAIGVGDPYGDGFRSRDQSALLGVLDRLEAAGSLRADHHIHVRCELPAPNALELFEPFAGHARLRLISLMDHTPGQRQWTDLEHARVYYTGKKGWSDKQFDQEVRMAPQRQARHAAPHRAWFADFAKRRGIALATHDDTTLAHVDEACELGAAMSEFPTTLAAARHAKARGLATVAGAPNVVRGGSHSGNVSAMVLAREGVLDALSSDYVPGSLLLAAWLLTRDAGFSLSEAIGVVSRRPAQACGLGDRGAMEIGLRADLIRVKDIEGHPVVREVWRDSRRVA, from the coding sequence ATGAAGGAACAGGTTTTCCGCAACGCTCGGCTGGTGCTGCCGACCGAGACGCTGCACGGCTGCGTGCAGGTGCGCGACGGGCGCATCGCCGACATCCACGGCGGCCGCAGCGCGGCGCTGGCCACGCTGGACCTCGACGGGGACTACCTGCTGCCGGGATTGGTCGAGGTGCACACCGACAACCTGGAACGTCACGTCATGCCGCGCCCCAAGGTCGTGTTCCCGATGCAGGGGGCGGTGCAGGCGCACGACGCCGAGATCGCGGCCGCGGGCATCACGACGGTGCTCGATGCGATCGGCGTCGGCGACCCGTACGGCGACGGCTTCCGTTCGCGCGACCAGAGCGCGCTGCTCGGTGTACTCGACCGGCTGGAGGCGGCCGGCTCGCTGCGCGCCGATCACCACATCCATGTGCGCTGCGAACTGCCAGCGCCCAATGCGCTCGAGCTTTTCGAACCCTTCGCCGGTCATGCAAGGCTGCGCCTCATCTCGCTGATGGACCACACCCCCGGTCAGCGGCAGTGGACCGACCTCGAGCACGCCCGCGTCTACTACACCGGCAAGAAGGGCTGGAGCGACAAGCAGTTCGACCAGGAGGTGCGCATGGCGCCGCAGCGACAGGCCCGCCATGCCGCCCCCCATCGCGCCTGGTTCGCCGACTTCGCCAAGCGTCGTGGCATCGCCCTGGCCACCCACGACGACACCACGCTGGCGCATGTCGACGAGGCTTGCGAGCTCGGCGCGGCGATGAGCGAGTTCCCGACCACGCTGGCGGCCGCCCGCCATGCCAAGGCCAGGGGACTGGCCACCGTCGCGGGAGCGCCGAACGTCGTGCGCGGCGGCTCGCATTCGGGCAACGTGTCGGCGATGGTGCTGGCACGCGAAGGCGTGCTGGACGCGCTGTCTTCCGACTATGTTCCGGGCAGCCTGTTGCTTGCCGCGTGGCTGCTGACCCGCGATGCCGGTTTCTCGCTCAGCGAGGCGATCGGCGTGGTGAGCCGGCGGCCGGCGCAGGCATGCGGCCTGGGCGATCGCGGCGCGATGGAGATCGGGCTGCGCGCCGATCTGATCCGGGTGAAGGACATCGAGGGACATCCGGTGGTGCGCGAGGTTTGGCGCGACAGTCGCCGCGTCGCGTGA
- the tmk gene encoding dTMP kinase, translating into MPVPARFITFEGIDGAGKSTHVDAVARRLRSAGAAVLGTREPGGTVLAEQLRKLVLHETMDALTEALLVFAARRDHLQQVIAPALARGETVLCDRFTDATFAYQGGGRRFDLAVLAQLEQWVHGDLQPDLTIWFDLPAALAAERRAAAREPDRFEQQDIAFFERVREGYLQRAKQAPHRIVRIDASLDRDAVWRQIAGALESRQW; encoded by the coding sequence GTGCCCGTGCCCGCTCGCTTCATCACCTTCGAGGGCATCGACGGCGCCGGCAAGTCGACCCATGTCGACGCGGTGGCCCGACGCCTGCGCAGCGCCGGCGCCGCAGTGCTCGGCACACGCGAGCCCGGGGGCACTGTGCTCGCCGAGCAGCTGCGCAAGCTGGTGCTGCACGAAACGATGGACGCGCTGACCGAGGCGCTGCTCGTCTTTGCGGCACGCCGGGATCACCTGCAGCAGGTCATCGCGCCGGCATTGGCCCGCGGCGAAACCGTGCTGTGCGATCGATTCACCGATGCGACCTTCGCGTACCAGGGCGGCGGCCGCCGCTTCGATCTGGCGGTCCTGGCGCAACTCGAGCAATGGGTGCACGGCGACCTGCAGCCGGACCTCACGATCTGGTTCGACCTGCCCGCGGCACTGGCCGCCGAACGCCGCGCCGCCGCGCGCGAGCCCGATCGCTTCGAGCAGCAGGACATCGCGTTCTTCGAGCGCGTGCGCGAAGGCTACCTGCAGCGGGCGAAGCAGGCGCCGCACCGCATCGTGCGCATCGACGCGTCGCTGGACCGCGATGCCGTCTGGCGCCAGATTGCGGGCGCGCTGGAGTCGCGGCAATGGTAG
- a CDS encoding folate-binding protein yields the protein MSIPSPIHGAVALTHWGVIRARGDDAASFLHSQLTHDFTGLGLSEARLAGYCSAKGRLLASFVAWKASHDDILLACHASVLPAALKRLSMFVLRAKCKLSDASAEVPLFGQVSSSEPIDVWGKTDAEGGAIVRLPDAAGAARLLVAAPQEPQADSLSLDTWRWLEVQSGVPVIEAATVEQFVPQMLNFELVGGVSFQKGCYPGQEIVARAQYRGTVKRRMFLFDISGEAKAGQEVFHSADPGQPAGLIANAAPSPDGATTSALAEVKLAALEGGSLHLGAADGPLLMRRPLPYAVPIDAEQAV from the coding sequence ATGAGCATCCCCTCCCCGATCCATGGCGCCGTCGCGCTCACGCACTGGGGCGTGATCCGAGCGCGCGGCGACGATGCCGCGAGCTTTCTGCACAGCCAGCTGACCCACGATTTCACTGGCCTCGGGCTGTCCGAGGCGAGGCTGGCCGGCTACTGCTCCGCCAAGGGACGCCTGCTCGCCAGCTTCGTCGCGTGGAAGGCGTCCCACGACGACATCCTGCTGGCCTGCCATGCGAGCGTGCTGCCCGCCGCACTGAAGCGCCTGTCGATGTTCGTGCTGCGCGCCAAGTGCAAGCTGAGCGATGCATCGGCCGAGGTGCCGCTGTTCGGGCAAGTGTCGTCGTCCGAGCCGATCGACGTCTGGGGCAAGACCGATGCCGAAGGCGGCGCCATCGTGAGGCTGCCCGATGCAGCGGGTGCGGCGCGGCTGCTCGTCGCCGCCCCGCAAGAGCCGCAAGCCGATTCCCTGTCGCTCGACACCTGGCGCTGGCTCGAGGTGCAGAGCGGCGTGCCCGTCATCGAAGCGGCGACCGTGGAGCAGTTCGTGCCGCAGATGCTCAATTTCGAGCTCGTCGGCGGCGTCAGTTTCCAGAAGGGCTGCTACCCGGGCCAGGAGATCGTCGCGCGGGCGCAGTACCGCGGCACCGTGAAGCGCCGCATGTTCCTTTTCGACATCAGCGGCGAGGCCAAGGCAGGCCAGGAGGTGTTCCACAGCGCCGACCCCGGACAGCCCGCCGGCCTGATCGCCAATGCAGCGCCTTCACCCGACGGCGCGACGACGAGCGCGCTCGCCGAAGTGAAGCTCGCCGCGCTGGAGGGCGGCAGCCTGCACCTCGGCGCTGCGGACGGTCCGCTGCTGATGCGACGCCCCCTGCCCTACGCCGTGCCGATCGATGCCGAGCAGGCCGTGTGA
- a CDS encoding PilZ domain-containing protein, translating into MNDPIPRNVLSGAPAASAARPSVIQLVFREKGALYAAYIPLFSEGGLFVPTTREYKLGEDIYLLLSLPDDPQRYPVAGKVAWITPANASAGRTQGVGVRFPSDEKTRLLKLKIEEILGTSISSSKPTQTI; encoded by the coding sequence ATGAACGACCCGATCCCGCGCAACGTCCTTTCGGGCGCGCCCGCAGCGAGCGCCGCTCGCCCGAGCGTGATCCAACTGGTGTTCCGCGAGAAGGGTGCGCTGTACGCCGCCTACATTCCGCTGTTTTCCGAAGGCGGCCTGTTCGTGCCGACGACGCGCGAATACAAGCTCGGCGAGGACATCTACCTTCTCCTGTCGTTGCCCGACGATCCCCAGCGCTATCCCGTCGCGGGCAAGGTGGCCTGGATCACGCCGGCCAACGCCTCGGCGGGACGCACACAGGGCGTCGGCGTGCGCTTCCCGAGCGACGAGAAAACGCGGCTGCTGAAGCTGAAGATCGAAGAGATCCTCGGCACGTCCATCTCCTCTTCGAAGCCCACTCAGACGATCTGA
- a CDS encoding ankyrin repeat domain-containing protein, giving the protein MKSALRHFRKLAQLVVAYGFCALAVAGSYEDFFRATATDDAGTVRTLIQRGFDANSRDSQGQTALYLALRGESFNVAEALLKDSSVDVNALNASDESALMIAALKGQTDWTRRLIERGAQINKPGWSPLHYAATGPDTAAVKLLLDRGGDINAESPNRTTPLMMAAQYGNEASVELLLARGADAKARNDRGLSAGDFARLAKREALATRLDALGR; this is encoded by the coding sequence ATGAAAAGCGCTTTGAGGCACTTTCGAAAACTGGCGCAACTCGTTGTCGCATATGGGTTTTGCGCCTTGGCTGTGGCCGGGTCGTACGAGGATTTCTTCCGTGCGACGGCGACCGATGACGCCGGTACCGTGCGCACGCTCATCCAGCGTGGCTTCGACGCGAATTCGCGCGATTCGCAAGGCCAGACGGCGCTGTACCTGGCCCTTCGCGGCGAGAGCTTCAATGTCGCCGAGGCATTGCTCAAGGACAGCTCCGTCGACGTCAACGCGCTGAATGCGTCCGACGAGTCGGCCCTGATGATTGCCGCGCTCAAAGGCCAGACAGACTGGACCCGGCGGCTGATCGAGCGTGGCGCTCAGATCAACAAGCCCGGCTGGTCGCCGCTGCACTACGCCGCGACGGGCCCGGACACGGCGGCCGTCAAGCTGCTGCTGGACCGGGGCGGCGACATCAATGCCGAATCGCCCAACAGAACGACGCCGCTCATGATGGCGGCCCAGTACGGCAACGAGGCCAGCGTCGAACTGCTGCTCGCACGCGGGGCCGACGCGAAGGCGCGCAACGACCGTGGCTTGAGCGCGGGCGATTTCGCGCGGCTGGCCAAGCGCGAGGCCCTGGCGACGCGGCTCGACGCACTGGGCCGGTGA
- a CDS encoding DUF1045 domain-containing protein, with product MRDGLTGARHAVYFAPAAMHPLSEAGARWLGTQRPAREGVEQPWRYRFHATLRPPMRLREDASAAEFETAVRALAARTPAFVMPELAVGWLGDFLALRPVVEPDAGHPLHRLAQACVRELDAWRAPIDEAQIAKRLAHAPLDAEQQALLRRWGYPHVLNRWRFHMTLSNSMPQDAALRGRWAEAARRHFADALTAPLACDALCVFVEPSPGAVFELVRRVPLAAKA from the coding sequence GTGAGAGACGGCTTGACCGGCGCGCGCCACGCTGTCTACTTCGCGCCCGCGGCCATGCATCCGCTGTCGGAGGCAGGCGCCAGATGGCTGGGCACGCAACGGCCGGCGCGCGAAGGTGTCGAGCAGCCCTGGCGCTATCGCTTCCATGCGACGCTGCGGCCGCCGATGAGGCTGCGCGAAGACGCATCCGCCGCCGAGTTCGAGACTGCCGTGCGGGCGCTGGCAGCACGCACACCGGCCTTCGTGATGCCCGAGCTGGCCGTCGGCTGGTTGGGTGACTTCCTCGCCTTGCGTCCGGTGGTCGAGCCCGATGCCGGCCATCCGCTGCACCGCCTCGCACAGGCCTGCGTTCGCGAGCTCGATGCGTGGCGCGCGCCCATCGACGAAGCGCAGATTGCCAAGCGGCTGGCGCATGCGCCTCTGGATGCCGAGCAGCAGGCTTTGCTGCGACGCTGGGGCTACCCGCACGTGCTGAACCGGTGGCGCTTCCACATGACCTTGTCGAACAGCATGCCGCAGGACGCCGCTCTGCGCGGTCGCTGGGCCGAGGCGGCCAGGCGCCATTTCGCCGACGCCCTGACGGCGCCGCTGGCCTGCGACGCACTGTGCGTCTTCGTGGAACCTTCGCCGGGGGCGGTCTTCGAGCTGGTACGGCGCGTTCCGCTCGCCGCCAAGGCCTGA
- the lysM gene encoding peptidoglycan-binding protein LysM, translated as MSLVSFLKEAGEKLFGGKDAKAAPAAPAAPSPGDVAALNAAAGEAIEKYIAQQNLSAKNLEVVYDGATTTVTVRGEAPDQATREKIVLCCGNVQHVSQVRDEMTVAQAAEAPGTFRTVKSGDTLSKIAKDAYGDANAYMKIFEANKPMLKDPDKIYPGQVLRIPAA; from the coding sequence ATGAGCCTGGTCTCGTTTCTGAAGGAAGCCGGTGAGAAGCTGTTCGGCGGCAAGGATGCCAAGGCAGCGCCCGCTGCGCCGGCGGCCCCCTCGCCGGGCGACGTCGCCGCTCTGAACGCCGCCGCCGGTGAGGCCATCGAGAAGTACATCGCGCAGCAGAACCTCTCGGCCAAGAACCTCGAGGTCGTCTACGACGGGGCCACCACCACCGTGACCGTGCGCGGCGAGGCCCCGGACCAGGCCACGCGGGAAAAGATCGTGCTTTGCTGCGGCAACGTGCAGCACGTCTCGCAGGTGCGCGACGAGATGACCGTGGCGCAGGCCGCCGAGGCGCCGGGGACTTTTCGCACCGTCAAGAGCGGCGATACGCTGTCGAAGATCGCCAAGGACGCATACGGCGACGCCAACGCCTACATGAAGATCTTCGAGGCCAACAAGCCGATGCTGAAGGACCCGGACAAGATCTATCCGGGGCAGGTGTTGCGCATTCCTGCGGCCTGA
- a CDS encoding DUF4936 family protein, which yields MRELFIYYRIPSAAADEALAAALALQARLRQRHPGLTARLLRRPDDANEQQTWMETYAYLRDTEPAGVTSALEAEIADEARVLAPFIAGARHTEVFIPCAS from the coding sequence ATGCGCGAGCTGTTCATCTACTATCGAATTCCGAGCGCGGCGGCGGACGAGGCACTCGCTGCAGCGCTGGCGCTGCAGGCCCGCCTGCGACAGCGCCATCCCGGCTTGACGGCGCGCCTGCTGCGCCGTCCCGACGACGCGAACGAGCAGCAGACCTGGATGGAGACCTACGCCTACCTCCGCGACACCGAGCCGGCCGGCGTGACGTCGGCGCTCGAAGCCGAGATCGCCGACGAGGCGCGCGTGCTCGCCCCTTTCATCGCCGGCGCCCGCCACACGGAGGTATTCATTCCATGTGCCTCGTAG
- the holB gene encoding DNA polymerase III subunit delta', producing MVGPDGALPLPWLEAPLRRALATQRAHALLVHGPQGVGQFELALILAQAWLCEAAHAARPCGQCASCRLVQARSHSDLLVLLPEALREMLGWSASGDEAEGTDDKGGKRKPSKEIRVDEVRQAIAFAQTTSARGRGKVVVIHPAERMNGISANALLKTLEEPPGEARLVLSSAAPDALLPTIRSRCQALVLDLPQPALASRWLSERSVAQPDVLLAATGGQPQDALQWQEEGIDARQWLALPQQMARGEVGALGAWPLPRVVDMLLKLCHDAMRMAAGAAPRYFPPSAMPAAASLAALSAWARTLQEAALNAEHPWNAGLLVESLTHQAQEALGSRP from the coding sequence ATGGTAGGGCCGGACGGGGCCTTGCCGCTGCCGTGGCTCGAGGCGCCGCTGCGCCGGGCGCTGGCCACTCAGCGCGCGCATGCGCTGCTGGTCCACGGGCCGCAGGGCGTCGGCCAATTCGAGCTTGCATTGATCCTGGCCCAGGCGTGGCTGTGCGAAGCCGCGCACGCGGCACGGCCCTGCGGCCAATGCGCGAGCTGCAGGCTGGTGCAGGCGCGCTCGCATTCGGACCTGCTGGTGCTGCTGCCCGAGGCGCTGCGCGAAATGCTGGGCTGGTCGGCGTCAGGCGACGAGGCCGAAGGCACCGACGACAAGGGCGGCAAGCGCAAGCCGAGCAAGGAGATCCGCGTCGACGAGGTGCGCCAGGCGATCGCCTTCGCGCAGACGACCTCGGCGCGCGGCCGCGGCAAGGTGGTGGTCATCCATCCGGCCGAGCGCATGAACGGCATCTCGGCGAATGCCTTGCTGAAAACGCTGGAAGAGCCCCCTGGCGAAGCCCGGCTGGTTCTCAGCAGCGCCGCACCCGATGCGTTGCTGCCGACCATCCGCAGCCGCTGCCAGGCGCTGGTGCTCGATCTGCCGCAGCCGGCGCTGGCGAGCCGGTGGCTGAGCGAGCGGTCGGTGGCGCAGCCGGATGTGCTGCTCGCCGCCACCGGTGGCCAGCCGCAGGACGCGCTGCAGTGGCAGGAGGAGGGCATCGACGCGCGCCAGTGGCTTGCGCTGCCGCAGCAGATGGCGCGCGGCGAAGTGGGCGCGCTGGGAGCCTGGCCGCTGCCGCGTGTCGTCGACATGCTGCTCAAGCTGTGCCACGACGCGATGCGGATGGCGGCGGGCGCCGCGCCGCGCTATTTCCCGCCCTCGGCGATGCCGGCTGCCGCGTCGCTGGCCGCGCTGTCGGCCTGGGCGCGCACGCTGCAGGAGGCGGCGCTCAACGCCGAACACCCGTGGAATGCCGGACTGTTGGTGGAATCTCTCACACACCAGGCGCAAGAGGCGCTCGGATCACGGCCATGA
- the mltG gene encoding endolytic transglycosylase MltG produces MKWWRVAVGVVVLAGAAAAGAAWWWLHQPLPLAADAVEVSIEPGTSPRAIADAWVQAGVQASPRLLYEWFRWSGESRKIRAGSYEIGRGTTPISLLNKMVRGDVTMAAVRFIEGWTFKQMRAELAKADSLKPTTAAMSEGDIMASLGEPGVAAEGRFYPDTYAYNRGSTDLSVLKRAHRAMKKRLEAAWAQRSADTPLKSPDEALTLASIVEKETGSSADRGKVAAVFVNRLRVGMALQTDPTVIYGLGDAFDGNLRKRDLTTDGPYNTYLRPGLPPTPIAMPGKASLQAAVQPEPIRALYFVSRGDGTSEFSDDLNAHNRAVDKYQRRRK; encoded by the coding sequence ATGAAGTGGTGGCGTGTCGCAGTGGGGGTGGTGGTGCTGGCCGGTGCGGCCGCGGCCGGCGCCGCGTGGTGGTGGCTGCACCAGCCGCTGCCGCTCGCTGCAGATGCGGTCGAGGTGTCGATCGAGCCCGGCACCTCGCCGCGGGCCATCGCCGACGCCTGGGTGCAAGCCGGCGTGCAGGCGTCGCCGCGGCTGCTGTACGAATGGTTCCGCTGGTCCGGCGAGTCGCGCAAGATCCGCGCGGGCAGCTACGAGATCGGCCGAGGCACCACGCCGATCAGCCTGCTCAACAAGATGGTGCGCGGCGACGTCACGATGGCCGCGGTGCGATTCATCGAGGGCTGGACCTTCAAGCAGATGCGCGCCGAGCTCGCCAAGGCCGACAGCCTCAAGCCCACCACCGCGGCGATGAGCGAGGGCGACATCATGGCTTCGCTCGGTGAGCCGGGCGTGGCGGCCGAGGGGCGCTTCTATCCGGACACCTACGCCTACAACAGGGGCAGCACGGACCTGTCGGTGCTCAAGCGTGCGCACCGCGCGATGAAGAAGCGCCTGGAGGCGGCATGGGCACAGCGCTCTGCGGATACGCCGCTGAAAAGCCCCGACGAGGCCTTGACGCTGGCCTCCATCGTCGAGAAGGAGACCGGCTCTTCCGCCGACCGCGGCAAGGTCGCTGCTGTGTTCGTCAACCGGCTTCGCGTGGGCATGGCGCTGCAGACCGACCCGACGGTGATCTACGGCCTGGGCGATGCCTTCGATGGCAATCTGCGCAAGCGCGACCTGACCACCGACGGTCCTTACAACACCTACCTGCGGCCCGGCCTGCCGCCCACGCCGATCGCGATGCCCGGCAAGGCCTCGCTGCAGGCCGCCGTTCAGCCCGAGCCGATCAGGGCGCTCTACTTCGTCTCGCGCGGCGACGGCACCAGCGAATTCAGCGACGACCTCAACGCGCACAATCGGGCGGTGGACAAGTACCAGCGACGAAGAAAGTAG
- a CDS encoding AAA family ATPase — MDSASQPRSSFKGKLIKGGAVLAAALLLAGATFLQQQAQTQARSRKDPTALAFEKTPQAWLADPREASEFERALAARQVTAVAVDGLLVLYTDSHGARHSTRMIDCGPGCRNDLASRLTELSVKNGFALTSVEIDARSGSEKAAQAVDHGATLLGSLLPLALIVGLLVWVQSKGGLSLGRAHPAERPSTRFDDVIGADEAKRALRRVAAFMKDPAQYAAVGAKPPRGVLLDGPPGTGKTLLARALAGECGARFIAVDGSYFSSMFYGAGIGKVRELFQRARASAPCIVFIDEIDGLGKRSQGGEARGGEQEQNRIINRLLVEMDGFSPLDNVVVVGATNHVDNIDEAMRRPGRFDMTVSTALPTPREREALFGMYLRQVKAAAGIELGPIARTATGLSPADIANCVNRAAACAAEAGEALVSAERLAQALETHQLGGEVSSAKDLITPDTLRRIAFHESGHALVAHVLNAGTVERVSIEPRGRALGVTYVARHSEEPLHGERELLSRLAMMLAGREAELIAFGNASSGAADDLMRASELATSMIGRYGFGKTFGLLSMAGVPKELIGPDIQKSLLDEARQLLESAQAECRKVLDEHHARLTVLAELLLGHETVSGALLKKALSGGVPHGLTPANNATVARSPLTTTA; from the coding sequence ATGGACAGCGCCAGCCAGCCCCGCAGCAGCTTCAAGGGAAAACTGATCAAGGGTGGCGCCGTGCTCGCAGCGGCGCTGCTGCTCGCGGGGGCCACTTTCCTGCAGCAGCAGGCCCAGACGCAGGCGCGTTCGCGCAAGGACCCGACGGCGCTGGCCTTCGAGAAGACGCCCCAGGCGTGGCTCGCCGATCCGAGGGAAGCCTCCGAGTTCGAGCGCGCGCTCGCTGCGCGCCAGGTCACGGCCGTCGCGGTCGATGGCCTGCTCGTGCTCTACACCGACTCGCACGGTGCCCGACACAGCACCCGAATGATCGACTGCGGCCCCGGCTGCCGCAACGACCTTGCGTCGCGCCTCACCGAGCTCAGCGTGAAGAACGGCTTCGCGCTGACCAGCGTCGAGATCGATGCGCGCAGCGGCAGCGAGAAGGCCGCGCAAGCCGTCGACCATGGCGCGACCTTGCTGGGATCGCTGCTGCCGCTGGCCCTGATCGTCGGCCTGCTGGTGTGGGTGCAGAGCAAGGGCGGCCTCTCGCTCGGCCGTGCACATCCGGCCGAAAGGCCTTCGACGCGCTTCGACGACGTGATCGGGGCCGACGAGGCCAAGCGTGCACTGCGCCGCGTCGCTGCCTTCATGAAGGATCCGGCGCAGTACGCGGCGGTCGGCGCCAAGCCTCCGCGCGGCGTGCTGCTCGACGGTCCGCCGGGCACGGGCAAGACGCTGCTCGCACGCGCGCTCGCCGGCGAGTGCGGCGCCCGCTTCATTGCCGTCGACGGTTCCTACTTCAGCTCGATGTTCTACGGCGCGGGCATCGGCAAGGTCAGGGAGCTGTTCCAGCGCGCACGCGCCAGTGCGCCGTGCATCGTCTTCATCGACGAGATCGACGGCCTGGGCAAGCGCTCGCAGGGCGGCGAGGCGCGCGGCGGCGAGCAGGAGCAGAACCGCATCATCAACCGCCTGCTGGTCGAGATGGATGGCTTCTCGCCGCTCGACAACGTGGTCGTCGTCGGGGCCACCAACCACGTCGACAACATCGACGAGGCGATGCGCCGCCCCGGCCGCTTCGACATGACCGTCAGTACCGCGCTGCCGACGCCGCGCGAGCGCGAGGCGCTGTTCGGCATGTACCTGCGACAGGTGAAGGCCGCAGCCGGCATCGAGCTGGGGCCCATCGCCCGCACGGCGACCGGCCTGTCGCCGGCGGACATCGCGAACTGCGTCAATCGCGCCGCGGCTTGCGCGGCCGAGGCCGGCGAGGCGCTCGTCAGTGCCGAGCGGCTGGCGCAGGCGCTGGAGACGCATCAGCTCGGCGGCGAGGTGTCGTCGGCCAAGGACCTGATCACGCCGGACACCTTGCGCCGCATTGCCTTCCACGAATCGGGACATGCGCTGGTCGCCCATGTGCTGAATGCGGGCACCGTCGAGCGCGTCAGCATCGAGCCGCGCGGCCGCGCGCTCGGCGTGACCTACGTGGCGCGCCACAGCGAGGAGCCTCTGCACGGCGAGCGAGAGCTGCTGTCGCGCCTGGCCATGATGCTGGCCGGGCGCGAGGCCGAACTGATCGCCTTCGGCAATGCGTCCTCGGGCGCCGCCGACGACCTGATGCGGGCGTCCGAGCTCGCCACGTCGATGATCGGCCGCTACGGCTTCGGCAAGACGTTCGGCCTGCTCAGCATGGCCGGGGTGCCCAAGGAGCTCATCGGCCCGGACATCCAGAAGTCGCTGCTCGACGAGGCGCGCCAGCTCCTGGAAAGCGCGCAGGCGGAATGCCGCAAGGTGCTCGACGAGCATCACGCGCGGCTGACCGTGCTGGCCGAGTTGCTGCTAGGGCACGAGACGGTGAGCGGGGCGCTCTTGAAGAAGGCGTTGTCCGGCGGCGTGCCTCACGGCTTGACGCCTGCGAACAACGCCACCGTCGCCAGGTCTCCGCTCACGACGACCGCATAG